TTTTTTCTACGGTCTGCGGGTGCTGTTAGGGGTTGCTGAGTCCCCGTTCTTTACCTCGGGTATCAAGATCACCCAAAGCTGGTTTTCAGATAAAGAGCGCGGCCTGCCGACATCGATCATCAATACCGGTTCGCAAATTGCTAATGCCATTGCTCCGCCGCTGCTGACCGTTCTGCTGCTGTGGGTAGGCTGGCGCGGGATGTTTATCGCCGTCGGTCTGTTGGGGATTCCGTTAGTGCTGGCGTGGTTGAGGTTTTATCGCGATCCGGATGCGCGGGAAGCGATGCTGATTCATACCGGTAAAGTCGCCGTTACCACAGCGGATAAACCGCAGGTAAACTGGAGCGACCTGTTCCGCAACAAAACGACCTGGCTGATGATTTCCGGCAACTTCTGCATCATGTTTACTATCTGGGTTTATCTGACCTGGCTGCCGGGTTATCTGGAAACGTCGCTGGGCTTTAGCCTGAAGCAGACGGGCCTGATTGCGTCGATTCCGTTCTTCGCCGGTATTCTTGGCGTGCTGTGCGGCGGGATGATCTCTGACCGTCTGGTGCGCAAAGGGGTTAATGCGGTAACGGCGCGTAAGGTGCCTATTGTGCTGGGTGCGACGATGGCGGCCTGTTTTGTGATGCCAATTCCGTTCGTCAGCAACAGCGGTACTGCGATTACGCTACTGACGCTGGGCTATTTCTGCTCGCAAATGCCATCCGGAGTTATCTGGGCGCTGGCAGCAGATATGGCACCAAAAGAGCAGGTTGCTTCCCTCGGTGCGATCCAGAACTTTGGCGGTTTCCTCGGTGCAGCGCTGGCGCCAGTGATCACCGGGATTATCCTTGACACTACCGGTCAGTTCACCAACGTCTTTATTCTCGGTGGCTGCCTGCTGTTCCTTGGCGCCTGTCTCTATGGTTTCTTTGTACGTAAACCGTTGGCACAGTAGTTCTCTCCTCAGACAAAGCGCCGGCTGGTGCTTTGTCTGTCTTGCGGTGTGCCATGGCCGTATCGCGGGACAGTAACCACAATCTTTCGGGAAGGAAAGGATCCTTATATCGCTGAAAGCCATTGCTAAAATCTCGGTAACAACTAGCCGTGCAGTTAAATTGCCATGAGGATGTGTTGCAGGAGGCGCTTACTCGCGTGAAAAACCCCGCAGGGGAATTGACCACGGCGAATATTGATTCGGCGGCCAGTGCAGCCGGGTTGACGGAGTTGAAACCTGTCGATTACACGGCAGTACTGGAAAAAAATGAATGCGCTGGTACAGGCACCGGGGCTGACCGGGACACCCGGTCTGATTGTGATGCAGGCACAGAACGCAACACCGAAAAACATCACGATATTCGCCGGGCTGGCCTCACCACAGCAGATCCTTTCCGCGATACAAAAAGCACAGAACTGTACGCGCCCGATCCGTCCGGGCTTGTCCAACCCGGCAAAGGGGGGATACCCCCTCACCTTCGCCGGGTGCCAGTTTGTGACAGTCATCAGGCATTATTTCCTGTGTGTTTGTTACTGCAGACGTTCGGTAAGAACACGCCCGGATGCCTCGGGGCGGGTTTGGGTCTCGGTTTGGTCACCATGTCATAGATATAGACGACCGCATCGTGCCAGGAGCGGCTGTTCGTTACGTTAGGGGGATATGTTGTGGTGTTGACTAACTGGTCAGCAAGTATGTCAATAATCAAATCGTGTGGAAGAAGGAAGGCGATATAAAGCAACCCTACTTCATTCACCACAAAGATGGCTAGCCGATATTCATGGCTTCGATCGAAAGCACATCGTTTGAGCCTGGCGATGAGGCGGAAGGATTTTTGATTGTCACTGCTGCTGATAAAGGTCTTGTCGATATACACGACCATAGCCCACTTAGCCTAGTGCCCGAAGTTGCCCGGGAATAGATGAGACAGGATGTATACGGTAAAAAGGTAGAAAAGATATCCTCTGACGGCGGTTTCAACGGGTATCCAGTAATGCGCGCGGTCAGGAATGTGAAGAATCAGTGGGCGGAGCTCATCGAGTCTGTTGAATGATGAGGATACTGCAGCTGAGTGGCATAGTTATTATGCGCTATTTTGATATAAGATATAAAGACAGCCAGAGTAATTCTGGCCATCATTTATAGTATGGATGTGCATTTTTATCTAGGGATGCTATTTAATTACAGGGAATTGGTATGCGAGTTTTCCAACAATAATATTTAACGCAGCTAAATCATCTTCTTCAGTAGGTGTTTTCAATGCATTCACAGCCTGGTTTGCCCAGAACATTAAGTCAATGATAACTTGGTTGCTGAATATAGAGCAATCATAACTATCTATAGTTTTGATAAAGGATGTTAGTTTAATGCTGATATATGTGTATATACTACCTTTCTCACTATCAATTTTTGAATCGCATAATTTTTTTAATTCTAAAATTATATTAATGAGATCATCTTTCTGCTGTTGTGTAGCCATGAATTTTCTCCTATTACATTGCAGCTATAATAACTGGACCAAGTTCTTGAATGAAGTCTTTAACATATCCGAGTCCTTCTTTAATATTTTTATTTTGAATATCCAGCATCTCCTCTTTTATTTTTTTATCTGTAACGTCATCCTCAATTATTGAAAGAAGCCCTTTATTATATTCTTTGTATTTATTAATGGCTACTTCAGCAGCCGTTATGTTCTTGATGTAATTTTGTGTTGTATAATTAAGTTGTACTATTTCTTTAGGTGAAACAGACTGCTGTGGTGGAAGTTTGGCTCGTTTGTTGAAATTTAGTAAAGCTATGTGTAATATGTCTCCACTCATTGTATTGAAATACCTATCTTTTTTCTCCTCTATATCTTTTCTTAGTAAATCTAGGTTTTCAGATTGCTTTGGGCCCATTTCCTTTAAAACGGAAGCTATGTCTCCCTTGTTTTTTTCCTCTGTCGCTAGCCGTTGTAAAAATGAGACAAGTCCACTGATGGATTTTTTCTGTTTATCATTAAGGTTGATGTTTTTATTAATGCTATCGGCATTTTCAAGCGCTTTATCAACGAGTTCGCTTACAGAATATGAAGGTTCATCCGACGTATAAGCTGTCAATGCTGTCAGATAATCTGAGAATGCAGACAGGATTTGTTCATTTTCTTTAAATATTTTTCTGTCGATAGATTTTGCATTTAGATAGATGGTCTTAATTCTCTTTTCTTCACGTGGTGTCACGCACATCCCAATGCCAGGGTTAGAACTTTGTTCCTCTCTAATGGGGATGGTCATATCAGATGTAAGTCTGCAATTAGGATCGGAACCAAGGAGTACCGCTACCCAGTCATTATTTAGGGTTATTAAATTTTCATTATATTCTTTAGTAACTTTGATGATTTCACGGCCTGATTTAGCAACCTCTTCAGCATGGTTCATGGCCAGTTTGCCTGAACTACAGGCGGTAAGAATAAGAGGCAGGCTAAATATAGTAATCAGCTGTTTTTTCTTCATAAGAATTCTCACAATTCAGTTAAGTATATCTGTGTTGCTAATTAGCTATAAACTAATAAGCATGCATATTAAAATTGGCGTCAAAACTCTTATTTGAATATAAAAATTGATGACCTGCCTCTGCCAGGTTCAGAAGTCAATATATTAAAGTGAGGTTGGATTATGTAAATATAACGACAATTTTATTTTATTCTATTACCATCAAGGATGATTAAACCCTTTTACTAAAAAAGGGTTTAATAATCTAATAAAAAATGTGGAGGCAACATTATTTTTTGAGAGTATGGTAAAAAAAAGAATTCTGTAATCCTTTTGTAGTGTGAATCGCCACGGATAATCTAGACACTTCCGAGCCGTTGATAATACTGGTTTTCATATTCTGTCGGTGACATCTGTTCGCTAGAACCATGCCGACGCTTACTGTTATAAAACATTTCGATGTAATCAAAAATATCACTGCGGGCTTCTTCCCGCGTTCCGTAGATCTTTTTCTTTATCCGTTCACGTTTCAACAACTGGAAAAAACTTTCTGCAACCGCATTATCATGGCAGTTACCGCGACGGCTCATGCTACCCTCCAGGCCGTGTGATTTCAGGAACGACTGCCACTCATGGCTTGTGTACTGACTGCCCTGATCCGAATGAACCAGCACCTGTTTTTCGGGATTACGCCGCCATACAGCCATCAGCAGTGCGTTCAGGACAATGTCCTTTGTCATCCGGGATTGCATGGACCAGCCGATAATTTTGCGTGAGAACAGATCAACAACAACGGCAAGATACAGCCAGCCTTCGTGGGTCCTGATGTAGGTTATGTCCGTTACCCAACGCTCATCAGGAGCATCCGGATTGAACTGTCGCTGGAGCCTGTTGGGTGACACGATACTGGCCTCGCCTTTACGTGCCCGCGGGCTTCGGTATCCGACCTGAGCCTTTATTCCGACACGTTTCATCAGTCTCCAGACTCTGTTTACTCCGCACTGTTGCCCGCTGTCACGCAGATCCAGATGGATTTTGCGATAACCATAGACGCATCCCGACTCCAGCCAGAACTGTTTAATCTGTCCTGTCAGTCTCAGGTCTGCCTGATGGCGTTGTGAATGCGGCTGCTGAAGCCAGGCGTAAAAACCACTGGGATGAACATCCAGCACCCGACAGAGCAGGCGAACAGGCCAGCAACAGGAGTTGTCACGGATAAAGGCGTACCTCAGTCGGACAGCTTTGCGAAGTACGCCGCGGCTTTTTTTAATATGTCCCGTTCGTCGGTAACCCGTTTCAGCTCTTTCTGGAGACGGCGGATCTCGGCCTGAGCATCTGACTGTTCTTTATTAGTGGAAGAATCCGGACCGTACTTCTTTATCCAGGCATAAAGGCTGTGGGTGGTGATATCGAGACGTGTTGCAACGCTGGCAACAGAATAACCGCGATCAACAACCTGTTTGACTGCTTCAGTTTTAAACTCTTCGGGATAACGCTTACCGCTCATGGGCACCTCTCTTTAAGCCATCTTAAATGACTCTGAGGTGTCTGTTAAACCCGTGGCGATTCATGTCGTCATGTTCATTGACCTGCTCCCTATCGATTAACACACGGGAAGGTGATTAGAGCATCATCAATGGCGATGACAGTTGTGTACTTCCGCTCCTCGCTCAGGCTGTGTGAAAACTCCTGATCACTTTTTGGTCTAAGCGATGGTTTCATATGATCAACCATTCTTGATAAACCCATGCGACGGAATGACTTTTTCATTAAAATTATAAGCATACAAATGAATACTGCGGATACCGACATGGTCCATCACATTCAAGGACAAGACAGGCATCAGGTGACATTGCTCCCTGATACACTGGATGATTTTGTCACTGAAGATAACCCCGTCAGAGTGGTTGATATATTTGTAGATGGATTAAAGCTTGATTCTCTTGGTTTCAGCAGAGTTGATGCAAAGCGAACTGGACGGCCCGGATATCACCCTGCCACCCTACTGAAGTTGTACATTTACGGATATCTCAACCGAATTCAGTCCTCCCGTAGACTGGAAAAAGAGGCCCATCGGAACGTTGAACTGATGTGGTTACTTGAACGATTAACGCCTGACTTTAAAACCATTGCAGACTTCAGAAAAGATAACGGTGAAGGTATCAGGAATGCCTGTCGGGCCTTTATTGGCCTGTGCCGGCAAATGCAAATGTTCACTGATGTCGTTGTTGCCATTGACGGCAGCAAATTCAAAGCAGTAAACAGCAAACCCAACAACTTCACATCCCAGAAAGCCAATGACCATATTGAG
Above is a genomic segment from Kosakonia radicincitans DSM 16656 containing:
- a CDS encoding IS3 family transposase (programmed frameshift); translated protein: MSGKRYPEEFKTEAVKQVVDRGYSVASVATRLDITTHSLYAWIKKYGPDSSTNKEQSDAQAEIRRLQKELKRVTDERDIFKKSRGVLRKAVRLRYAFIRDNSCCWPVRLLCRVLDVHPSGFYAWLQQPHSQRHQADLRLTGQIKQFWLESGCVYGYRKIHLDLRDSGQQCGVNRVWRLMKRVGIKAQVGYRSPRARKGEASIVSPNRLQRQFNPDAPDERWVTDITYIRTHEGWLYLAVVVDLFSRKIIGWSMQSRMTKDIVLNALLMAVWRRNPEKQVLVHSDQGSQYTSHEWQSFLKSHGLEGSMSRRGNCHDNAVAESFFQLLKRERIKKKIYGTREEARSDIFDYIEMFYNSKRRHGSSEQMSPTEYENQYYQRLGSV
- a CDS encoding MFS transporter produces the protein MSTVNPASATAIAPPKLSRRRWGIILILLLAAVVNYLDRANLSIANTTISKEFGFSGTEMGLLLSAFLWPYALANLPAGWLVDRFGPKKMFTGALTLWSAVTFLMGFVNTYSFFYGLRVLLGVAESPFFTSGIKITQSWFSDKERGLPTSIINTGSQIANAIAPPLLTVLLLWVGWRGMFIAVGLLGIPLVLAWLRFYRDPDAREAMLIHTGKVAVTTADKPQVNWSDLFRNKTTWLMISGNFCIMFTIWVYLTWLPGYLETSLGFSLKQTGLIASIPFFAGILGVLCGGMISDRLVRKGVNAVTARKVPIVLGATMAACFVMPIPFVSNSGTAITLLTLGYFCSQMPSGVIWALAADMAPKEQVASLGAIQNFGGFLGAALAPVITGIILDTTGQFTNVFILGGCLLFLGACLYGFFVRKPLAQ